GGTTTCTGGCCGGCGAGGAGCTGGCCTTCGACGAGGTGGACGCCCTGTGGCAGGCCTTGAAAAGGGCCGGTGAGCTGTCGCTGGCAAGGGCGGTGCTCGAAAGGGCCCGGGACGGTGAGGGTCTCCTCGACGGGCTGCCGAAAAACCGTAAGGACAAGGAGCGGCTTTGCCAGCAGGAGGCCCTGCTGATCAGCAAGGACCCGGAACTGAACTCGGCCGTGCGCCACGACCTGGCACTCGGTGCCTTGGGCGAGGAGTTCGACCTGGACGACCCGGGGCTGGACGGTGATGCCGAGACCCTCGGCATCGCCGGTGGCATCCTCAAGCGACGCTGGCAGGAACTCGGACAACTGCGGGACTTGAAGCTGGCGGCCGAGTACTACAGACGCGGCGCCGTCGGCGACGATCTTGGCGACGATGCCTACGCCCACATCAATGCCGCTTTTCTGGAGGACCTGCTGGCAGAGGCCGGTGATGAGCCGGACGAGCGCCGCCGCCGCGCAAGTGACCTTCGAAAACGGATCCTGCGGGATCTCCCGGTGAAGCCCGACAACTGGTTCAACGCGGCTACCCGCGCCGAGGCACATGTGGGCCTCGGGCAGTTCGAAGAGGCTACCGCAGCACTTCGGACCAAGACCAGGCCAGCACCCTGGGAGCTTGAAACAACCGCCCGGCAGCTTGCGACCCTGGCCCACATCAGGGAGGAAAAGCCCATGGAGAAGCCGGAGGTGCGGCGCCTTTTCGAGACCTTGCTGGGCGGTTCGGCGGAAGCGACGTGCTCAGCCCTGGTGGGCAAGGTCGGCCTGGCGTTATCCGGTGGCGGATTCCGCGCTTCCTTCTACCACTTGGGAGTTCTGGCGCGCTTGGCCGAGCTGGATGTCCTGCGCAACGTCGAAGTGCTTTCCTGCGTCTCCGGCGGCAGCATCGTGGGTGCCTGCTACTGGCTGGCGCTGCGCAAGCGGCTGGAGAATCCTGTGACCGCCGGCCAGGTCGACTACATCGAACTGGTGCGCTTCCTGATTGACCATTTCGAGCGGGCGGTGGCAGCCGACCTGCGGGACCAGGTCCAGCTGCCGACTCTCAGGACCGCCTGGCAGATGCTGCGCGGGGCGAAGGGGGCGATGGACCCGCAGAAGACTGCCAGCGCGCTTCAGAAACACTTCTACCGTCCGCTGCTGCCAGGCGACGGCCCGCTTTTCATGCACGATCTCGCCTTCACCCCGGCCGATCACAACCCCGAGACAGCCGGGTCCACGGTTTTCAACCCGACGAAGCACAACTGGCTGCGCGCCCACAAGGTGCCGGTTCTGGTGTTAAACGCCACCACGGTCAACACCGGGCACGCCTGGCAGTTTACCCCGCACTGGATGGGCGAGTCCCCCTGGGCCGTTCACGAGGCGGCCGACAGCGTTCCGCGCCTGCAGTGGTCCTGGTACGAGCCGAAGGCCGGCTGGCAAATGTCGCTGGCCCAGGCGGTGGCGGCATCCGCCTGCGTGCCGGGTGTGTTTGCACCCCTTCGCATCGAAAACGCTTACGAGGATATCGTCGTTCAGCTCGTCGATGGCGGCGTCTATGACAACCAGGGCACGGCGTCGCTGCTGGCCCAGAGCTGCAACGTGATTCTTGTGAGCGATGCCGCCGGTCAGCTCAAGCTCGA
This genomic interval from Desulfobacteraceae bacterium contains the following:
- a CDS encoding patatin-like phospholipase family protein; this encodes MPSLEDQANRFLAGEELAFDEVDALWQALKRAGELSLARAVLERARDGEGLLDGLPKNRKDKERLCQQEALLISKDPELNSAVRHDLALGALGEEFDLDDPGLDGDAETLGIAGGILKRRWQELGQLRDLKLAAEYYRRGAVGDDLGDDAYAHINAAFLEDLLAEAGDEPDERRRRASDLRKRILRDLPVKPDNWFNAATRAEAHVGLGQFEEATAALRTKTRPAPWELETTARQLATLAHIREEKPMEKPEVRRLFETLLGGSAEATCSALVGKVGLALSGGGFRASFYHLGVLARLAELDVLRNVEVLSCVSGGSIVGACYWLALRKRLENPVTAGQVDYIELVRFLIDHFERAVAADLRDQVQLPTLRTAWQMLRGAKGAMDPQKTASALQKHFYRPLLPGDGPLFMHDLAFTPADHNPETAGSTVFNPTKHNWLRAHKVPVLVLNATTVNTGHAWQFTPHWMGESPWAVHEAADSVPRLQWSWYEPKAGWQMSLAQAVAASACVPGVFAPLRIENAYEDIVVQLVDGGVYDNQGTASLLAQSCNVILVSDAAGQLKLESKPGEGLEGLAAYAKRSMDTLMERIRQANFGDLSARLRTGLLRGLLFLHMKSGLDADVIRLPFSHEATQVKRSLLSPYGVRKDFQKALAELRTDLDAFTLDESRTLMACGYQMAKKAFQRDMFQLTGLFTDPVSVDWPFQPELEEITSTAAATDRRAGLLETLRKGSRITL